The Bacillus sp. Y1 genome includes the window TGGGTTAAGTCCCGCAACGAGCGCAACCCTTGATCTTAGTTGCCAGCATTCAGTTGGGCACTCTAAGGTGACTGCCGGTGACAAACCGGAGGAAGGTGGGGATGACGTCAAATCATCATGCCCCTTATGACCTGGGCTACACACGTGCTACAATGGGTGGTACAAAGGGCAGCAAAACCGCGAGGTCGAGCCAATCCCATAAAACCACTCTCAGTTCGGATTGTAGGCTGCAACTCGCCTACATGAAGCTGGAATCGCTAGTAATCGCGGATCAGCATGCCGCGGTGAATACGTTCCCGGGCCTTGTACACACCGCCCGTCACACCACGAGAGTTTGTAACACCCGAAGTCGGTGGGGTAACCGTAAGGAGCCAGCCGCCTAAGGTGGGACAGATGATTGGGGTGAAGTCGTAACAAGGTAGCCGTATCGGAAGGTGCGGCTGGATCACCTCCTTTCTAAGGAAAATTGAGGCTTACGACCTTCGGTCGAAGCTAACAGCGTTGATGATATGATTTGTTTAGTTTTGAGAGAGCAATCTCTCTATGATAATCGTTCTTTGAAAACTAGATAATGTAATATGAAGAAGGCAAAAAAGAAATACCGAGTAATCGCCATTTTAGTTTTCTCTCTAATTTATTAGAGAAACTTTTTAACCGTAGGTTAAGTTAGAAAGGGCGCACGGTGGATGCCTTGGCACTAGGAGCCGATGAAGGACGGGACTAACACCGATATGCTTCGGGGAGCTGTAAGTAAGCTTTGATCCGGAGATTTCCGAATGGGGAAACCCCCTATCCGTAATGGGATAGGATCTTTACCTGAATACATAGGGTATTGAAGGCAGACCCGGGGAACTGAAACATCTAAGTACCCGGAGGAAGAGAAAGCAAACGCGATTCCCTGAGTAGCGGCGAGCGAAACGGGATTAGCCCAAACCAAGAGGCTTGCCTCTTGGGGTTGTAGGACACTCTATACGGAGTTACAAAGGAATGAAGTAGACGAATCGATCTGGAAAGGTCAGTCATAGAAGGTAACAACCCTGTAGTTGAAACTTCGTTCCCTCTTGAGTGGATCCTGAGTACGGCGGAACACGTGAAATTCCGTCGGAAGCAGGGAGGACCATCTCCCAAGGCTAAATACTACCTAGTGACCGATAGTGAACCAGTACCGTGAGGGAAAGGTGAAAAGCACCCCGGAAGGGGAGTGAAAGAGATCCTGAAACCGTGTGCCTACAAGTAGTTAGAGCCCGTTAATGGGTGATAGCGTGCCTTTTGTAGAATGAACCGGCGAGTTACGATTACATGCGAGGTTAAGTTGATAAGACGGAGCCGTAGCGAAAGCGAGTCTGAATAGGGCGCTTTAGTATGTGGTCGTAGACCCGAAACCAGGTGATCTACCCATGTCCAGGGTGAAGTCCAGGTAACACTGGATGGAGGCCCGAACCCACGCACGTTGAAAAGTGCGGGGATGAGGTGTGGGTAGCGGAGAAATTCCAATCGAACTTGGAGATAGCTGGTTCTCTCCGAAATAGCTTTAGGGCTAGCCTCATGTAGTAAGAGTCTTGGAGGTAGAGCACTGTTTGGACTAGGGGCCCTCATCGGGTTACCGAATTCAGACAAACTCCGAATGCCAAAGACTTATCCATGGGAGTCAGACTGCGAGTGATAAGATCCGTAGTCGAAAGGGAAACAGCCCAGACCACCAGCTAAGGTCCCAAAGTATACGTTAAGTGGCAAAGGATGTGGAGTTGCTTAGACAACCAGGATGTTGGCTTAGAAGCAGCCACCATTTAAAGAGTGCGTAATAGCTCACTGGTCGAGTGACTCCGCGCCGAAAATGTAACGGGGCTAAACGTATCACCGAAGCTGTGGATTGACATCTTAGATGTCAGTGGTAGGAGAGCGTTCTAAGGGCGTTGAAGCTAGACCGGAAGGACTGGTGGAGCGCTTAGAAGTGAGAATGCCGGTATGAGTAGCGAAAGATGGGTGAGAATCCCATCCACCGAATGCCTAAGGTTTCCTGAGGAAGGCTCGTCCGCTCAGGGTTAGTCGGGACCTAAGCCGAGGCCGAAAGGCGTAGGCGATGGACAACAGGTTGATATTCCTGTACCACCAAATTACCGTTTGAGTGATGGGGGGACGCAGGAGGATAGGGTAAGCGCGCTGTTGGATATGCGCGTCCAAGCAGTTAGGCTGCAAGTGAGGCAAATCCCACTTGCATAAGGCTGAGCTGTGATGGCGAGGGAAATATAGTACCGAAGTTCCTGATTCCACACTGCCAAGAAAAGCCTCTAGCGAGGTAACAGGTGCCCGTACCGCAAACCGACACAGGTAGGCGAGGAGAGAATCCTAAGGTGAGCGAGAGAACTCTCGGTAAGGAACTCGGCAAAATGACCCCGTAACTTCGGGAGAAGGGGTGCTCTTCAGGGTGAATAGCCCAGAAGAGCCGCAGTGAATAGGCCCAGGCGACTGTTTAGCAAAAACACAGGTCTCTGCGAAGCCGCAAGGCGAAGTATAGGGGCTGACGCCTGCCCGGTGCTGGAAGGTTAAGAGGAGGGGTTAGCTCACGCGAAGCTCTGAATCGAAGCCCCAGTAAACGGCGGCCGTAACTATAACGGTCCTAAGGTAGCGAAATTCCTTGTCGGGTAAGTTCCGACCCGCACGAAAGGCGTAACGATCTGGGCACTGTCTCAACGAGAGACTCGGTGAAATTATAGTACCTGTGAAGATGCAGGTTACCCGCGACAGGACGGAAAGACCCCGTGGAGCTTTACTGTAGCCTGATATTGAATTTTGGTACAGCTTGTACAGGATAGGTAGGAGCCTGAGAAGCCGGAGCGCTAGCTTCGGTGGAGGCGTCGGTGGGATACTACTCTGGCTGTATTGAAATTCTAACCCTCACCCCTGATCGGGGTGGGAGACAGTGTCAGGTGGGCAGTTTGACTGGGGCGGTCGCCTCCTAAAAAGTAACGGAGGCGCCCAAAGGTTCCCTCAGAATGGTTGGAAATCATTCGTAGAGTGTAAAGGCACAAGGGAGCTTGACTGCGAGACCTACAAGTCGAGCAGGGACGAAAGTCGGGCTTAGTGATCCGGTGGTTCCGCATGGAAGGGCCATCGCTCAACGGATAAAAGCTACCCCGGGGATAACAGGCTTATCTCCCCCAAGAGTCCACATCGACGGGGAGGTTTGGCACCTCGATGTCGGCTCATCGCATCCTGGGGCTGTAGTCGGTCCCAAGGGTTGGGCTGTTCGCCCATTAAAGCGGTACGCGAGCTGGGTTCAGAACGTCGTGAGACAGTTCGGTCCCTATCCGTCGTGGGCGTAGGAAATTTGAGAGGAGCTGTCCTTAGTACGAGAGGACCGGGATGGACGCACCGCTGGTGTACCAGTTGTCTTGCCAAAGGCATCGCTGGGTAGCTATGTGCGGAAGGGATAAGTGCTGAAAGCATCTAAGCATGAAGCCCCCCTCAAGATGAGATTTCCCATAGCGCAAGCTAGTAAGATCCCTGAAAGATGATCAGGTTGATAGGTCAGAGGTGGAAGCGCGGTGACGTGTGGAGCTGACTGATACTAATCGATCGAGGACTTAACCAAATTTAAGATGAAACGTATTTCTTCTTCTTCATTCATTATCTAGTTTTGAAGGAATGATTCCTTCAAGTGAATACTGGTCTAGTGGCGATAGCGAAAAGGTCACACCCGTTCCCATACCGAACACGGAAGTTAAGCTTTTCAGCGCCGATGGTAGTTGAGGGTTTCCCTCTGTGAGAGTAGGACGTCGCTAGGCATATATATATGGAGGATTAGCTCAGCTGGGAGAGCACCTGCCTTACAAGCAGGGGGTCGGCGGTTCGATCCCGTCATCCTCCACCATAGTTTTTTCACGAAATGAAAATAACTATCCATCGCGATAGTGAAAAAATAGTTATCCTTTTTAAGCCGGCGTAGCTCAATTGGTAGAGCAACTGACTTGTAATCAGTAGGTTGGGGGTTCAAGTCCTCTCACCGGCACCACATATACCGAGCCATTAGCTCAGTCGGTAGAGCATCTGACTTTTAATCAGAGGGTCGAAGGTTCGAGTCCTTCATGGCTCACCATTTTTTTAGTAATATAACTTATCATTATGCGGGTGTGGCGGAATTGGCAGACGCACTAGACTTAGGATCTAGCGCCGCAAGGCGTGGGGGTTCGACTCCCTTCACCCGCACCATAGTTTTTTGCGATAGCAAAATAACTTTCCATATGCGGAAGTAGTTCAGTGGTAGAATACAACCTTGCCAAGGTTGGGGTCGCGGGTTCGAATCCCGTCTTCCGCTCCAGAACGTACTTGCCGGGGTGGCGGAACTGGCAGACGCACAGGACTTAAAATCCTGCGGTAGGTGACTACCGTACCGGTTCGATTCCGGTCCTCGGCACCAAGGATTTTTACGAAGTAAAATATCCAAAGCTTTTTGCTCTAGCAAAATAGCTGTCCTTAACACACTAATATAAGCAACATTACAATGCATGCGCCCGTAGCTCAATTGGATAGAGCGTCTGACTACGGATCAGAAGGTTATGGGTTCGACTCCTTTCGGGCGCGCCATATTAGATTTAATCGGGGAGTAGCTCAGCTTGGTAGAGCACTTGGTTTGGGACCAAGGGGTCGCAGGTTCGAATCCTGTCTTCCCGACCACTAACTCGATATTTATGGGGCCTTAGCTCAGCTGGGAGAGCGCCTGCCTTGCACGCAGGAGGTCAGCGGTTCGATCCCGCTAGGCTCCACCAAAAAACTATTGACAACACAATTGAGTGCTGTTAATATAGTAAAGTCGCTTCTAAACGAAGTGATAATTGTTCTTTGAAAACTAAACAAATCATACGTCAACAAAAATGATAGTGTTGAAATATACACTAGCCAACGTTTTAACTTTAAGAGCTAATCTTACTCTTTATTGGAGAGTTTGATCCTGGCTCAGGACGAACGCTGGCGGCGTGCCTAATACATGCAAGTCGAGCGGACAAGGAGGAAGCTTGCTTCCTCCTTGTTAGCGGCGGACGGGTGAGTAACACGTGGGCAACCTGCCTATGAGACTGGGATAACTCCGGGAAACCGGGGCTAATACCGGATAATTCTTTTCTACACATGTAGAAAAGCTGAAAGATGGTTTCGGCTATCACTCATAGATGGGCCCGCGGCGCATTAGCTAGTTGGTGAGGTAACGGCTCACCAAGGCGACGATGCGTAGCCGACCTGAGAGGGTGATCGGCCACACTGGGACTGAGACACGGCCCAGACTCCTACGGGAGGCAGCAGTAGGGAATCTTCCGCAATGGACGAAAGTCTGACGGAGCAACGCCGCGTGAGTGATGAAGGTTTTCGGATCGTAAAACTCTGTTGTTAGGGAAGAACAAGTACCGGAGTAACTGCCGGTACCTTGACGGTACCTAACCAGAAAGCCACGGCTAACTACGTGCCAGCAGCCGCGGTAATACGTAGGTGGCAAGCGTTGTCCGGAATTATTGGGCGTAAAGCGCGCGCAGGTGGTCTCTTAAGTCTGATGTGAAAGCCCCCGGCTCAACCGGGGAGGGTCATTGGAAACTGGGAGACTTGAGTGCAGGAGAGAAGAGTGGAATTCCACGTGTAGCGGTGAAATGCGTAGAGATGTGGAGGAACACCAGTGGCGAAGGCGACTCTTTGGCCTGTAACTGACACTGAGGCGCGAAAGCGTGGGGAGCAAACAGGATTAGATACCCTGGTAGTCCACGCCGTAAACGATGAGTGCTAAGTGTTAGAGGGTTTCCGCCCTTTAGTGCTGCAGCAAACGCATTAAGCACTCCGCCTGGGGAGTACGGCCGCAAGGCTGAAACTCAAAGGAATTGACGGGGGCCCGCACAAGCGGTGGAGCATGTGGTTTAATTCGAAGCAACGCGAAGAACCTTACCAGGTCTTGACATCCTCTGACAACCCTAGAGATAGGGCGTTCCCCTTCGGGGGACAGAGTGACAGGTGGTGCATGGTTGTCGTCAGCTCGTGTCGTGAGATGTTGGGTTAAGTCCCGCAACGAGCGCAACCCTTGATCTTAGTTGCCAGCATTTAGTTGGGCACTCTAAGGTGACTGCCGGTGACAAACCGGAGGAAGGTGGGGATGACGTCAAATCATCATGCCCCTTATGACCTGGGCTACACACGTGCTACAATGGGTGGTACAAAGGGCAGCAAAACCGCGAGGTCGAGCCAATCCCATAAAACCACTCTCAGTTCGGATTGTAGGCTGCAACTCGCCTACATGAAGCTGGAATCGCTAGTAATCGCGGATCAGCATGCCGCGGTGAATACGTTCCCGGGCCTTGTACACACCGCCCGTCACACCACGAGAGTTTGTAACACCCGAAGTCGGTGGGGTAACCGTAAGGAGCCAGCCGCCTAAGGTGGGACAGATGATTGGGGTGAAGTCGTAACAAGGTAGCCGTATCGGAAGGTGCGGCTGGATCACCTCCTTTCTAAGGAAAATTGAGGCTTACGACCTTCGGTCGAAGCTAACAGCGTTGATGATATGATTTGTTTAGTTTTGAGAGAGCAATCTCTCTATGATAATCGTTCTTTGAAAACTAGATAATGTAATATGAAGAAGGCAAAAAAGAAATACCGAGTAATCGCCATTTTAGTTTTCTCTCTAATTTATTAGAGAAACTTTTTAACCGTAGGTTAAGTTAGAAAGGGCGCACGGTGGATGCCTTGGCACTAGGAGCCGATGAAGGACGGGACTAACACCGATATGCTTCGGGGAGCTGTAAGTAAGCTTTGATCCGGAGATTTCCGAATGGGGAAACCCCCTATCCGTAATGGGATAGGATCTTTACCTGAATACATAGGGTATTGAAGGCAGACCCGGGGAACTGAAACATCTAAGTACCCGGAGGAAGAGAAAGCAAACGCGATTCCCTGAGTAGCGGCGAGCGAAACGGGATTAGCCCAAACCAAGAGGCTTGCCTCTTGGGGTTGTAGGACACTCTATACGGAGTTACAAAGGAATGAAGTAGACGAATCGATCTGGAAAGGTCAGTCAGAGAAGGTAACAACCCTGTAGTTGAAACTTCGTTCCCTCTTGAGTGGATCCTGAGTACGGCGGAACACGTGAAATTCCGTCGGAAGCAGGGAGGACCATCTCCCAAGGCTAAATACTACCTAGTGACCGATAGTGAACCAGTACCGTGAGGGAAAGGTGAAAAGCACCCCGGAAGGGGAGTGAAAGAGATCCTGAAACCGTGTGCCTACAAGTAGTTAGAGCCCGTTAATGGGTGATAGCGTGCCTTTTGTAGAATGAACCGGCGAGTTACGATTACATGCGAGGTTAAGTTGATAAGACGGAGCCGTAGCGAAAGCGAGTCTGAATAGGGCGCTTTAGTATGTGGTCGTAGACCCGAAACCAGGTGATCTACCCATGTCCAGGGTGAAGTCCAGGTAACACTGGATGGAGGCCCGAACCCACGCACGTTGAAAAGTGCGGGGATGAGGTGTGGGTAGCGGAGAAATTCCAATCGAACTTGGAGATAGCTGGTTCTCTCCGAAATAGCTTTAGGGCTAGCCTCATGTAGTAAGAGTCTTGGAGGTAGAGCACTGTTTGGACTAGGGGCCCTCATCGGGTTACCGAATTCAGACAAACTCCGAATGCCAAAGACTTATCCATGGGAGTCAGACTGCGAGTGATAAGATCCGTAGTCGAAAGGGAAACAGCCCAGACCACCAGCTAAGGTCCCAAAGTATACGTTAAGTGGCAAAGGATGTGGAGTTGCTTAGACAACCAGGATGTTGGCTTAGAAGCAGCCACCATTTAAAGAGTGCGTAATAGCTCACTGGTCGAGTGACTCCGCGCCGAAAATGTAACGGGGCTAAACGTATCACCGAAGCTGTGGATTGACATCTTAGATGTCAGTGGTAGGAGAGCGTTCTAAGGGCGTTGAAGCTAGACCGGAAGGACTGGTGGAGCGCTTAGAAGTGAGAATGCCGGTATGAGTAGCGAAAGATGGGTGAGAATCCCATCCACCGAATGCCTAAGGTTTCCTGAGGAAGGCTCGTCCGCTCAGGGTTAGTCGGGACCTAAGCCGAGGCCGAAAGGCGTAGGCGATGGACAACAGGTTGATATTCCTGTACCACCAAATTACCGTTTGAGTGATGGGGGGACGCAGGAGGATAGGGTAAGCGCGCTGTTGGATATGCGCGTCCAAGCAGTTAGGCTGCAAGTGAGGCAAATCCCACTTGCATAAGGCTGAGCTGTGATGGCGAGGGAAATATAGTACCGAAGTTCCTGATTCCACACTGCCAAGAAAAGCCTCTAGCGAGGTAACAGGTGCCCGTACCGCAAACCGACACAGGTAGGCGAGGAGAGAATCCTAAGGTGAGCGAGAGAACTCTCGTTAAGGAACTCGGCAAAATGACCCCGTAACTTCGGGAGAAGGGGTGCTCTTCAGGGTGAATAGCCCAGAAGAGCCGCAGTGAATAGGCCCAGGCGACTGTTTAGCAAAAACACAGGTCTCTGCGAAGCCGCAAGGCGAAGTATAGGGGCTGACGCCTGCCCGGTGCTGGAAGGTTAAGAGGAGGGGTTAGCTCACGCGAAGCTCTGAATCGAAGCCCCAGTAAACGGCGGCCGTAACTATAACGGTCCTAAGGTAGCGAAATTCCTTGTCGGGTAAGTTCCGACCCGCACGAAAGGCGTAACGATCTGGGCACTGTCTCAACGAGAGACTCGGTGAAATTATAGTACCTGTGAAGATGCAGGTTACCCGCGACAGGACGGAAAGACCCCGTGGAGCTTTACTGTAGCCTGATATTGAATTTTGGTACAGCTTGTACAGGATAGGTAGGAGCCTGAGAAGCCGGAGCGCTAGCTTCGGTGGAGGCGTCGGTGGGATACTACTCTGGCTGTATTGAAATTCTAACCCTCACCCCTGATCGGGGTGGGAGACAGTGTCAGGTGGGCAGTTTGACTGGGGCGGTCGCCTCCTAAAAAGTAACGGAGGCGCCCAAAGGTTCCCTCAGAATGGTTGGAAATCATTCGTAGAGTGTAAAGGCACAAGGGAGCTTGACTGCGAGACCTACAAGTCGAGCAGGGACGAAAGTCGGGCTTAGTGATCCGGTGGTTCCGCATGGAAGGGCCATCGCTCAACGGATAAAAGCTACCCCGGGGATAACAGGCTTATCTCCCCCAAGAGTCCACATCGACGGGGAGGTTTGGCACCTCGATGTCGGCTCATCGCATCCTGGGGCTGTAGTCGGTCCCAAGGGTTGGGCTGTTCGCCCATTAAAGCGGTACGCGAGCTGGGTTCAGAACGTCGTGAGACAGTTCGGTCCCTATCCGTCGTGGGCGTAGGAAATTTGAGAGGAGCTGTCCTTAGTACGAGAGGACCGGGATGGACGCACCGCTGGTGTACCAGTTGTCTTGCCAAAGGCATCGCTGGGTAGCTATGTGCGGAAGGGATAAGTGCTGAAAGCATCTAAGCATGAAGCCCCCCTCAAGATGAGATTTCCCATAGCGCAAGCTAGTAAGATCCCTGAAAGATGATCAGGTTGATAGGTCAGAGGTGGAAGCGCGGTGACGTGTGGAGCTGACTGATACTAATCGATCGAGGACTTAACCAAATTTAAGATGAAACGTATTTCTTCTTCTTCATTCATTATCTAGTTTTGAAGGAATGATTCCTTCAAGTGAATACTGGTCTAGTGGCGATAGCGAAAAGGTCACACCCGTTCCCATACCGAACACGGAAGTTAAGCTTTTCAGCGCCGATGGTAGTTGAGGGTTTCCCTCTGTGAGAGTAGGACGTCGCTAGGCAAAGAAAAAAAGCACCTGAATGGGTGCTTTTTTTGTTGTGTATTTTTATTTGATATATAATCACTTTTATGACCAGAATAGATAAAATACCCCACAAACGCTCTGTTCTTCAGTGAATCTGTCTTAAACTTACTTTATTCTCCATTTTATAGAATCATATTTATGTATTCTTTCCTAGTTTGCGAGCACGAAATTTGGGGAAAAATTTATAAGGTGTTGTTCATTGCATGAAACTACGTTCATCATGTATAATTAATGTCAAATATAGTCAAAGTCAGAGAGGGGGGATATGGTGAGGAATATCTCCGATATCATTGAACAGTACTTAAAGGAAGTACTCGAGATGAGTGAAAGAGAGCTCGTTGAAATTAAGCGTAGTGAAATAGCTGATAAGTTTCAGTGTGTACCATCACAAATCAACTACGTAATAAACACACGATTTACCATTGAAAAAGGGTATGTTGTAGAAAGTAAACGAGGTGGTGGTGGATATATTCGAATTATGAAGGTTCAATCACACGATAATGCTCACCTTATTGACCAGCTGCTAACTGTGATCTCTTCTAGAGTGTCACAAAGTAGTGCAGAGCACGTGATTTTCAGACTAGTTGAGGAAGATGTGATCTCAACGAGAGAAGCAAAAATTATGCTCAGTGTCATTGATCGCTCCGTCCTGTATATTGACTTACCATATCGTGATGAACTTCGTTCGAGAATGCTAAAGGCTATGTTAACAACATTAAAATATAAGTAAGAAGAATTCTACGCCTTTAGAAAAGAGTAAAGCCATTTATTGAGGTGAGTAACATGATTTGTCAGGAGTGTAATGAAAGGCCAGCTACACTTCATTTTACAAAGATTAATAATGGTAAAAAAACTGAGTTTCACTTATGTGAGGTTTGTGCTCAAGAAAAAGGAGAGCACTTTGTAGTCACTAACACGTCAGGTTTTTCCATTAATAATCTATTGGCTGGGCTATTAAACTTCGATCATAACTACCAGCTTGCTCAACAAAAAGCTTCACTTTATGAGCAACAACAAGTATTGCAATGTGAAAGCTGTTCGATGACATATAAGCAATTCATTCAAGTCGGGCGGTTTGGATGTGCTCATTGCTATGAGACGTTTAGGGATCAGCTTCAACCGATACTACGACGGCTCCATAGTGGAAACTCCACACATAATGGGAAGATACCTAAGCGAATAGGTGGAAACATTCACTACAAAAAGAAAGTTGAAGAACTAAAGGTTGATTTAAAGTCTGCAATAGAAAACGAAGAGTTTGAACAAGCAGCAATTGTAAGGGATGAAATTAGAGAAATTGAAAAGCTGTTACGCAGTGAAAGTGAAGGAGAGGAATAGTACATGTCTCTTGAAAAATTTATTAATCAAGCCATAAGCTCATGGATGAGTGCAGAAGGGCCTGATTCAGACATTGTTCTAAGTTCTCGAATTCGGCTGGCGCGGAATATAAATGAGTATAAGTTCCCCACCCTCTTCTCTAATGAGGAAGCACTAGATGTTATTCAGACAATGGAGAAGGCATTATTAAATCATACCATTCCTAACTTAAGTCAATTAGAGCTCCTAAGAATGGAAGAACTTCAGCCAATACAAAAACGAGTATTAATGGAGAAGCATTTAATCAGCCCTCATCTAGTTGAAAACTCTGCTCTAGGTGCCTGTCTTTTATCCGAAAATGAAGAAGTTTGTATTATGGTTAACGAAGAAGATCATATCCGAATTCAATGCTTATATCCAGGATTCCAGGTGAGCGAGGCGTTAACACTGGCTGATCGCATTGATGATGAATTAGAAGAGCATATCAATTATGCCTTCGATGAAAAGGTAGGATACCTAACGAGCTGTCCGACGAATGTAGGGACAGGGATGCGGGCTTCTGTTATGATGCATCTACCAGGTTTGACATTAACTCAACAAATGAATCGTATTATTCCAGCCATCAATCAACTTGGTCTCGTTGTTAGAGGAATGTATGGAGAGGGTAGTGAGGCGTTAGGTAACATCTTTCAAATATCCAATCAGATCACGTTAGGTAAATCTGAAGAGGATATTGTTGAGGACTTAAAGGGAGTTGTCAGCCAACTAATTGCCCAGGAAAGATCCGCTCGTGGGGCATTAGCAAAAACTTCTAACATACAATTAGAAGATAGAGTTTTTCGCT containing:
- a CDS encoding CtsR family transcriptional regulator encodes the protein MVRNISDIIEQYLKEVLEMSERELVEIKRSEIADKFQCVPSQINYVINTRFTIEKGYVVESKRGGGGYIRIMKVQSHDNAHLIDQLLTVISSRVSQSSAEHVIFRLVEEDVISTREAKIMLSVIDRSVLYIDLPYRDELRSRMLKAMLTTLKYK
- a CDS encoding UvrB/UvrC motif-containing protein, coding for MICQECNERPATLHFTKINNGKKTEFHLCEVCAQEKGEHFVVTNTSGFSINNLLAGLLNFDHNYQLAQQKASLYEQQQVLQCESCSMTYKQFIQVGRFGCAHCYETFRDQLQPILRRLHSGNSTHNGKIPKRIGGNIHYKKKVEELKVDLKSAIENEEFEQAAIVRDEIREIEKLLRSESEGEE
- a CDS encoding protein arginine kinase, which gives rise to MSLEKFINQAISSWMSAEGPDSDIVLSSRIRLARNINEYKFPTLFSNEEALDVIQTMEKALLNHTIPNLSQLELLRMEELQPIQKRVLMEKHLISPHLVENSALGACLLSENEEVCIMVNEEDHIRIQCLYPGFQVSEALTLADRIDDELEEHINYAFDEKVGYLTSCPTNVGTGMRASVMMHLPGLTLTQQMNRIIPAINQLGLVVRGMYGEGSEALGNIFQISNQITLGKSEEDIVEDLKGVVSQLIAQERSARGALAKTSNIQLEDRVFRSLGVLTHSRIIETKEAANCLSDVRLGIDMGYIENISKNILNELMILTQPGFLQQYAGGPLRPNERDIRRASLIRERIKMEN